In Wolinella succinogenes DSM 1740, a single genomic region encodes these proteins:
- a CDS encoding 4Fe-4S dicluster domain-containing protein: protein MARYAMALDYKNCINCKACETACKEENNVPLGDEYYRIWVGVKETEGEYPLLNFSQMRFIPSQCQHCENAPCQEVCPTNATYYDERGFVSVDPKKCIMCTYCMTACPYDARYVDPRAHIVQKCNFCSETRLARGETTTACQATCPTKVRVFGDLDDPHSEISKLLREREHWTIKPHLGTKPKLFYLV, encoded by the coding sequence ATGGCAAGATACGCGATGGCCTTAGACTATAAAAACTGTATCAACTGCAAGGCGTGCGAAACCGCCTGCAAAGAAGAGAACAATGTCCCCTTGGGCGATGAGTATTATCGAATTTGGGTGGGAGTGAAAGAGACAGAGGGTGAATATCCTTTACTTAACTTTTCTCAAATGCGTTTCATCCCAAGCCAATGCCAACATTGCGAAAATGCTCCCTGCCAAGAGGTCTGCCCTACCAATGCAACCTATTATGATGAGCGCGGCTTTGTTTCGGTTGATCCCAAGAAGTGCATCATGTGCACCTACTGCATGACAGCTTGCCCCTACGATGCAAGATATGTTGATCCTAGGGCTCATATCGTTCAAAAGTGCAACTTCTGTTCAGAGACACGATTGGCACGAGGAGAGACTACGACCGCTTGTCAAGCCACTTGCCCCACCAAAGTCAGAGTCTTTGGCGACTTGGACGATCCCCATAGTGAAATCTCTAAGCTCCTCCGAGAGCGTGAGCATTGGACGATCAAGCCACATTTGGGCACCAAGCCTAAGCTCTTTTATCTAGTATAG
- the nrfD gene encoding NrfD/PsrC family molybdoenzyme membrane anchor subunit: MNFIKSIIPIREDFSLGSLLSFEKNPMNIFLAVLIAGLFAIFAAGLYLFFTESHSAYNVHRQHPWGLLIAMYVFFVVSSTGLCIISSFGHVFGIKEFEVISKRAILGAIVTILSGFAVIVFEVGHPVTMVIYNVLTPNFTSAIWWMGTLYGAYLVAIIFEFIFLLRDDHKWSKIFGAAGLVVGIAAHSNLGAVFGFLVARPISNGVFFPIYFILSAMITGAYILFILYGHRYKFDFSQVPDVKLMLERLAKVLTILLAILLFFEIWRFLTSLYGGVPERANTSIHILQSPSFIIGEVILGMLVPLLTIVFTKGKNLAAISYASVIGMVGIFTMRYNLAHDTQVFPMQTLKLNEYQLPPSFVAYFPSFAEIAIGLGGFAICFSLYYLANKLFDLGR; this comes from the coding sequence ATGAACTTTATTAAATCCATCATCCCTATCCGCGAAGATTTTTCGCTGGGATCACTGTTGAGCTTTGAGAAGAATCCGATGAATATCTTCTTGGCGGTTCTTATCGCGGGGCTTTTTGCCATCTTTGCAGCGGGGCTCTACCTCTTTTTTACCGAGAGCCACAGCGCCTACAATGTCCATCGCCAGCACCCTTGGGGTCTATTGATCGCGATGTATGTCTTTTTTGTTGTCTCCAGTACGGGACTTTGTATCATCTCCTCTTTTGGCCATGTCTTTGGAATCAAGGAGTTTGAGGTGATTTCTAAAAGAGCTATCCTTGGAGCGATCGTCACGATTCTGTCGGGATTTGCAGTGATCGTCTTTGAGGTTGGCCACCCCGTTACCATGGTCATCTATAACGTTCTCACTCCCAATTTCACCTCCGCGATTTGGTGGATGGGGACTCTTTATGGTGCCTACTTGGTAGCGATCATCTTTGAGTTTATCTTTCTTTTGAGGGATGACCACAAGTGGTCTAAAATCTTCGGTGCAGCGGGGCTTGTAGTCGGTATTGCCGCCCACAGTAACCTTGGAGCGGTCTTTGGCTTCCTTGTGGCTAGGCCCATCTCCAATGGCGTCTTTTTCCCTATCTATTTCATTCTTTCAGCGATGATCACGGGTGCATATATTCTTTTTATCCTCTATGGACATCGCTACAAATTTGACTTTAGCCAAGTGCCCGATGTCAAATTGATGCTAGAGCGACTCGCCAAGGTTCTCACTATCCTTTTGGCTATCTTGCTCTTTTTTGAAATCTGGAGATTCCTTACTTCGCTTTATGGAGGAGTTCCTGAGCGTGCCAACACTTCCATTCACATTCTCCAAAGCCCTAGCTTTATCATTGGAGAGGTGATTTTAGGTATGCTCGTCCCCTTGCTCACGATTGTATTCACTAAGGGCAAGAATCTAGCGGCTATCTCTTATGCCTCTGTCATTGGCATGGTGGGTATCTTTACAATGCGATACAACCTCGCCCATGACACGCAAGTGTTCCCTATGCAGACGCTTAAGCTCAATGAGTATCAATTGCCCCCTTCATTCGTGGCTTACTTCCCCTCCTTTGCGGAGATTGCCATTGGACTGGGTGGATTTGCGATCTGCTTTAGTCTCTACTATCTTGCCAATAAGCTTTTTGACCTAGGTCGATAA
- a CDS encoding cytochrome b/b6 domain-containing protein: MPRIYVWSPFVRVTHLLIALSIFGALFSGFFKPLFSLHLFFGSLVFVLLIARILYGFFGTTYERFSHFDFSWRDLRYYFLHLFRDKRSYIGHNPAASWVMIFIILGGVAVTLTGLLLLGAMYERGPLDFLGKILYFWGDFLKKAHQLIALAILIASLIHIIGTLIEHFYHRTRIIDSMVHGYKPYEGKDLHPSILQSLFGIGAILLSLTIAFYAANDRSYREFLALHDLYPVEFRRECSSCHTLYPPQWLPSSSWKIIMQDLKGHFGKDAKEYVKHPEIIQTYLLAHSSEHHPSYFPHAITRSNLQSQKYRLSRISFIRELHAKIPPKLFEHPAIKTRSNCQACHLHFDEGILQPEEIRIPDISFREALQIYLR; this comes from the coding sequence TTGCCTCGAATCTATGTCTGGTCACCCTTTGTGAGGGTGACCCACCTCCTTATTGCCCTATCGATTTTTGGCGCACTCTTTAGCGGATTCTTCAAACCCCTTTTCTCCCTTCATCTATTTTTTGGCTCTCTTGTTTTTGTCCTGCTCATCGCACGCATCCTCTATGGATTCTTTGGGACGACCTACGAGCGCTTCTCTCACTTTGACTTTAGCTGGCGCGACTTGCGCTACTACTTCCTCCACCTCTTTAGAGACAAGCGCTCCTACATCGGACACAATCCTGCTGCTAGCTGGGTGATGATTTTCATCATCCTTGGAGGCGTAGCGGTAACGCTCACAGGGCTTCTGCTACTGGGTGCAATGTATGAGCGTGGGCCGCTTGATTTCTTGGGAAAGATTCTCTATTTTTGGGGTGATTTCCTCAAAAAAGCCCACCAGCTCATCGCCCTAGCGATCCTAATCGCCTCGCTTATTCATATCATCGGGACACTCATTGAGCACTTTTATCACCGCACCCGCATTATCGATTCTATGGTTCATGGCTACAAGCCTTACGAAGGCAAAGATTTGCACCCCTCGATTCTGCAATCTCTCTTTGGAATCGGGGCGATTCTCCTCTCCTTGACGATTGCCTTTTATGCCGCCAATGATCGCTCCTATCGAGAGTTTCTTGCGCTTCATGACCTTTATCCTGTGGAATTCAGAAGGGAATGCTCCAGTTGCCACACCCTCTACCCACCCCAGTGGCTCCCCTCTAGCTCCTGGAAAATCATCATGCAAGATCTCAAAGGCCACTTTGGCAAAGACGCTAAAGAGTACGTCAAGCACCCTGAGATCATCCAAACCTATCTTCTTGCCCACTCCTCAGAGCATCACCCCAGCTATTTTCCCCACGCCATCACCCGATCCAATCTCCAAAGCCAAAAATATCGCCTCTCTAGAATCTCATTCATCCGCGAGCTTCACGCCAAGATTCCCCCCAAGCTCTTTGAACACCCTGCGATTAAAACCCGATCCAACTGCCAAGCCTGCCACCTCCACTTTGACGAGGGGATTCTTCAGCCCGAAGAGATTAGAATTCCCGACATCTCCTTCAGGGAAGCCCTCCAAATCTATCTCCGCTGA
- a CDS encoding c-type cytochrome gives MKKALIVLSLGIFTVACAYAAKEEQYKYSSKEVYQQMCSQCHGANAEGNPEKKGPALNDLSRTELEMELYNLESDKYGVGGSQHDIMEHNLKKIQEKGMKYSIPAMAEFIFENFNPKAKK, from the coding sequence ATGAAAAAAGCTTTGATCGTCCTTTCGCTTGGGATTTTCACCGTGGCTTGTGCCTACGCTGCTAAGGAAGAACAGTATAAATATAGCAGCAAAGAGGTCTATCAACAGATGTGCTCTCAGTGTCATGGAGCCAATGCCGAGGGCAACCCTGAAAAAAAGGGTCCCGCGCTCAATGATCTTAGCCGAACCGAGCTAGAGATGGAGCTTTACAACCTAGAATCAGACAAATATGGCGTGGGCGGAAGCCAGCATGACATCATGGAGCACAACCTCAAAAAGATTCAAGAAAAGGGGATGAAGTACAGCATTCCCGCTATGGCTGAATTCATCTTTGAGAATTTCAACCCTAAAGCCAAAAAATAG